One part of the Kryptolebias marmoratus isolate JLee-2015 linkage group LG2, ASM164957v2, whole genome shotgun sequence genome encodes these proteins:
- the slc19a3b gene encoding solute carrier family 19 member 3b translates to MGCWAKLRPTGWAYPTAVLCLYGFFANCRVAEPFLTPYLIGPHKNFSEEVVTNYLFPIWTYSYLAFLFPVFLLTDFLRYKPVIMVQGLFLVTNYVLLCFAPGLPAMTFLQVNYGVATATEVAYFSYIYSVIPLEKYQRATGYLRSAMLAGYTFGASLGQMLVSLAGVNYFYINTITLGIMSIAFLISFFLPMPKRSMFFKGGEAAGSQTQREARQHRNNGHEDPVTDMSAAGPEEEKMEHDGSAGWCSKENLIATGNVLWGSFRESYSSRHLVYWSLWWALATAGYTQIFNYIQLMWDHIEPSATSSIYNGGVEAVCSVVGAAAAFSVGYIKVSWAVWGELALGLFSAVASGAVFLMAFTSSIWACYGAYVIFKSCYMFLITITIFQIASNLSMECYALTFGINTFIALTLQTIITGIVVDEAALGLDIVTQFIVYGSYYAAISLIFLIRGTYTACVHQRRPDHSEPKELGSGVEVISAERF, encoded by the exons ATGGGCTGCTGGGCCAAGCTGAGGCCAACTGGATGGGCTTATCCCACCGCAGTCCTGTGTCTCTATGGCTTTTTTGCCAACTGCCGAGTAGCAGAGCCCTTCCTGACACCTTACCTCATTGGACCGCACAAGAACTTCTCTGAAGAGGTG GTGACCAACTATCTGTTTCCTATTTGGACGTACTCCTACCTGGCcttcctttttcctgttttcctcctgACCGACTTCCTCAGATACAAGCCCGTCATTATGGTGCAGGGGCTTTTTCTGGTCACCAACTATGTCCTGCTCTGCTTTGCCCCAGGCCTGCCTGCAATGACCTTCCTTCAG gtAAACTATGGAGTAGCGACTGCCACAGAGGTGGCCTACTTCTCTTACATATACAGCGTGATTCCActtgaaaaataccaaaggGCTACAGGTTACCTGCGCAGTGCCATGCTGGCTGGATATACATTTGGTGCCAGCCTAGGTCAAATGCTTGTCTCCCTTGCAG GAGTGAACTACTTCTATATCAATACCATAACTCTGGGAATTATGAGCATAGCGTTTCTCATCTCGTTCTTCTTGCCCATGCCCAAAAGAAGCATGTTCTTCAAGGGGGGAGAGGCTGCAGGCTCACAGACCCAGAGGGAGGCTCGGCAGCATAGAAACAATGGCCACGAGGATCCGGTGACGGATATGAGTGCTGCAGGGCCGGAGGAAGAGAAGATGGAGCATGACGGCAGTGCTGGCTGGTGCAGCAAAGAAAATCTGATTGCCACAGGAAATGTGCTTTGGGGAAGCTTCAGGGAGTCATACTCTTCACG GCATTTGGTCTACTGGTCCCTGTGGTGGGCTTTGGCTACAGCTGGCTATACACAGATCTTTAACTACATTCAGCTTATGTGGGACCATATAGAACCATCTGCCACATCGTCCATCTACAATGGAGGAGTTGAGGCCGTTTGCTCTGTTGTTG GTGCTGCAGCGGCCTTTTCTGTGGGTTACATCAAGGTGAGCTGGGCCGTGTGGGGAGAGCTGGCGTTGGGGCTGTTCTCGGCCGTGGCGTCCGGCGCCGTGTTTCTGATGGCGTTCACCAGCAGCATCTGGGCGTGCTACGGTGCATATGTGATATTCAAGTCCTGCTACATGTTTCTCATAACCATCACAAT ttttcagattGCGTCTAACCTCTCCATGGAATGTTACGCTTTAACCTTTGGGATCAACACTTTCATAGCCCTCACACTGCAGACCATCATTACAGGCATTGTTGTTGATGAAGCTGCTCTGGGACTGGACATTGTGACACAA TTCATCGTATATGGGAGCTACTACGCTGCCATCTCACTTATCTTTCTGATCCGAGGAACCTACACTGCCTGTGTACATCAGCGCCGTCCTGATCACTCAGAGCCCAAAGAACTGGGGTCTGGTGTGGAGGTGATCTCTGCTGAACGTTTCTGA
- the slc19a3a gene encoding thiamine transporter 1: protein MEVVKRWRSDWNYPTALLCIYGFFSTVKPLEPFLFPYLTGPDKNLTTEQVNNQVFPVWTYSYLSVLVPVFLLTDWLRYKPVVVFQSVMLLVTTALLRWTGSVPAMQAMQFFYGVVTASEVAYFSYIYSVVDLKRYRKATSYSRSVQLLGYTIGSVLGQLLVSFGLMSYNNILIFTLVLTCLAILTSCFLPMPRRSMFFHRKRSGEVPSADGGGKGPVEAARTSSGSPGEARDGKVQRAETEEDEDKEESKGAESCSQVLLQLWRDFRQCYSSRELLCWSLWWAMATCGYNQTVNYVQVLWEHVQPSQNFSIYNGGVEATSNLLSAATAYGIGFTDVRWEQWGELALGGFSGLGAAALFLMTFASNIWVCYSSYVIFKCLYMLLITIAMYQIATDLTMERYALVFGANNFGALALQTIITSVVVDSGGLGLSIIPQFIIYSSYFSAISVVFSLRGLFNCRRRQKNKTEQTSADRRGSLASEEHKF from the exons atggaggtGGTGAAGAGGTGGCGGTCAGACTGGAACTATCCCACCGCTCTGCTGTGCATCTATGGATTTTTCAGCACAGTTAAGCCGCTGGAGCCTTTTCTCTTTCCGTACCTGACAGGACCAGACAAGAATCTGACAACTGAACAG GTCAACAACCAGGTCTTCCCTGTGTGGACATACTCCTACCTGTCTGTCCTGGTGCCCGTCTTCCTGCTCACTGACTGGCTGCGCTACAAGCCCGTGGTGGTCTTCCAGAGCGTGATGCTCCTCGTCACCACAGCACTGCTGAGGTGGACAGGAAGCGTCCCAGCCATGCAGGCCATGCAGTTCTTCTACGGGGTGGTGACAGCCAGCGAGGTGGCCTACTTTTCCTACATCTACAG TGTCGTGGACCTGAAGAGGTACCGGAAGGCCACGTCTTACAGCCGAAGCGTCCAGCTGCTGGGATACACCATAGGCTCCGTGTTGGGTCAGCTGCTCGTCAGCTTTGGCCTCATGTCCTACAACAACATCCTGATCTTTACTTTAGTTCTCACCTGCCTTGCAATCCTCACCTCCTGCTTTCTGCCGATGCCTCGGAGGAGCATGTTCTTCCACCGAAAACGCTCTGGAGAGGTTCCGTCAGCGGATGGAGGAGGGAAGGGGCCTGTGGAGGCAGCAAGGACATCCAGCGGGTCCCCGGGTGAAGCGAGGGATGGGAAGGTGCAGAGAGCAGAAACGGAAGAGGATGAGGACAAAGAGGAGTCTAAAGGTGCGGAGAGCTGCAGCCAGgtgctcctccagctgtggaGGGACTTCAGACAGTGTTATTCCTCCAGAGAGCTGCTCTGCTGGTCGCTGTGGTGGGCGATGGCCACATGTGGGTACAACCAGACTGTCAACTACGTGCAG GTGCTGTGGGAGCATGTGCAGCCTTCCCAGAACTTCAGCATCTACAACGGGGGCGTGGAAGCCACGTCCAACCTGCTGA gtgCTGCGACGGCCTACGGCATAGGCTTCACTGATGTGAGGTGGGAGCAGTGGGGGGAGCTGGCCTTGGGGGGTTTCTCTGGACTTGGCGCAGCTGCTTTGTTTCTCATGACTTTCGCCAGCAACATCTGGGTCTGCTACAGCAGTTACGTCATCTTCAAGTGTCTGTACATGCTGCTGATAACAATAGCTAT GTATCAGATTGCGACAGACCTGACGATGGAACGCTACGCTCTGGTCTTTGGGGCAAACAACTTCGGAGCGCTGGCTCTCCAGACCATTATCACCTCTGTTGTTGTGGACAGCGGAGGGCTGGGCCTCTCCATCATTCCTCAG TTCATCATATACTCCAGCTACTTCTCAGCCATCTCAGTGGTTTTTTCACTTCGGGGACTATTTAATTGTCGgagaaggcaaaaaaacaaaacggaacAAACTTCTGCAGATAGAAGGGGATCTCTGGCAAGTGAAGAACACAAATTCTGA